One Anaerobacillus alkaliphilus DNA window includes the following coding sequences:
- the trmB gene encoding tRNA (guanosine(46)-N7)-methyltransferase TrmB translates to MRLRNKPGATDELLQHPTIVIQHADTMKGKWHDEVFGNRNPIHIEVGTGKGQFLTGMSQLHKDINYVGVEKYDSVIITALERIQEVGVPNFKLLNEDVTNITSYFAEDEVDRVYINFTDPWPKNRHEKRRLTHEGFLRMYEQIMKKNGEIHFKTDNQALFEYSLHSFSKYGMILNNVSLDLHNSDIEGNVMTEYEEKFSRKGMRIYRCEAQFR, encoded by the coding sequence ATGAGATTAAGAAATAAACCAGGTGCAACAGATGAGTTGTTGCAGCACCCTACAATTGTTATTCAACATGCAGATACAATGAAGGGAAAATGGCATGACGAAGTCTTTGGTAATCGCAATCCTATTCATATAGAAGTAGGTACTGGTAAAGGACAATTTTTGACCGGTATGTCTCAACTTCATAAAGATATTAACTACGTTGGTGTTGAGAAATATGATAGTGTCATTATTACAGCTCTAGAACGTATTCAAGAAGTTGGAGTACCAAATTTTAAGCTTTTAAATGAAGATGTTACGAATATCACCAGCTACTTTGCCGAGGACGAAGTTGACCGAGTGTATATTAACTTTACTGATCCTTGGCCAAAAAATCGCCATGAAAAGCGACGTTTAACTCACGAGGGTTTTTTACGCATGTACGAGCAGATTATGAAGAAAAATGGCGAAATTCATTTTAAGACTGATAACCAAGCACTCTTTGAATACTCGCTACACAGTTTTTCAAAATACGGTATGATTTTAAACAATGTTAGTTTAGATCTTCATAATAGTGATATAGAAGGAAATGTCATGACAGAGTATGAAGAAAAGTTTTCAAGAAAAGGAATGAGAATTTATCGATGTGAAGCGCAATTCAGGTAA